From the Maioricimonas rarisocia genome, one window contains:
- a CDS encoding ATP-dependent Clp protease ATP-binding subunit produces MYERFTDRARKVMQLANQEAQRFNHEYIGTEHILLGLVKEGSGVAANVLKNLDVDLRKIRLEVEKIVQSGPDMVTMGKLPQTPRAKKVIEYAMEEARNLNHNYVGTEHLLLGLLREQEGVAAQVLMNLGLKLEDVREEVLNLLGHGLEASEAGERGTSSGGKTSKSKTPALDSFGRDLTELARQTKLDPVIGRETEIERVTQILCRRQKNNPVLLGEAGVGKTAIVEGFAQMVVEGNVPELLRDKRIVVLDLAMMVAGTKYRGQFEERIKAVMNEVRRAKNVILFIDELHTLVGAGGAEGAIDASNVLKPALSRGELQCIGATTLDEYRKYIEKDSALERRFQMVMVDPPSKDQTISILRGLRDRYESHHRVQYTDDSLEKAVELSSRYITGRCLPDKAIDVIDEAGARVRLKSMVRPPDLKELEEEIERMNGQKEEAVANQDFEKAAALRDQADKLKKKKETITREWRQKSKETDGVVDAEVIAEVVAKMTGVPLTRLSSEDTVRLLEMEKELHKRVVSQDEAIKLVCKAVRRSRSGLKDPKRPTATFLFSGPTGVGKTLLAKTLAEFMFGEEDALVQVDMSEYQERHNISRLIGAPPGYVGYEEGGQLTEKIRRRPYSVVLLDEIEKAHPDVYNMLLQIMEEGHLTDSFGRKVDFKNAILIMTTNVGASSIASAGFGFIGNRDEEASYDTMKKNVLAEVSRVFKPEFIGRLDEIVVFHKLTDDNLKAIIDIELSKVRERLLERGLKLVLTDEAKQFVIDRTKTEGAREHTDYGARPLRRSVELYIEDPLSEELLRGQFEGKNVITIGTKEVGDETQLEFAGAHEESTEAELAAVSSSEGDGGSGETAGAEG; encoded by the coding sequence ATGTACGAGCGCTTTACCGATCGAGCCCGGAAGGTCATGCAATTGGCCAACCAGGAGGCTCAGCGGTTTAATCACGAGTACATCGGCACGGAGCATATTCTGCTCGGTCTCGTCAAGGAAGGTTCGGGTGTTGCCGCCAACGTCCTGAAGAACCTCGACGTCGACCTGCGGAAGATTCGCCTCGAAGTCGAAAAGATCGTCCAGTCGGGACCGGATATGGTCACGATGGGCAAACTGCCGCAGACACCCCGCGCCAAGAAAGTCATCGAATATGCGATGGAAGAGGCGCGGAATCTCAATCACAACTACGTCGGCACCGAACACCTGCTGCTCGGCCTGCTTCGCGAACAGGAAGGGGTCGCCGCCCAGGTTCTCATGAACCTCGGCCTGAAGCTCGAAGACGTCCGCGAAGAGGTCCTCAACCTGCTCGGCCACGGGCTCGAAGCGAGTGAGGCGGGCGAGCGGGGAACCAGCTCGGGTGGCAAGACCAGCAAGAGCAAGACTCCGGCACTCGACAGCTTCGGTCGCGACCTGACCGAACTGGCCCGCCAGACCAAGCTCGATCCGGTCATCGGCCGCGAAACCGAAATCGAACGCGTCACGCAGATCCTCTGCCGCCGGCAAAAGAACAACCCGGTGCTGCTGGGTGAAGCGGGCGTCGGCAAGACCGCGATCGTCGAGGGCTTTGCCCAGATGGTCGTCGAAGGGAACGTGCCGGAACTGCTTCGCGACAAGCGGATCGTCGTGCTCGACCTGGCGATGATGGTCGCCGGCACGAAGTACCGCGGTCAGTTCGAAGAGCGGATCAAGGCGGTGATGAACGAAGTTCGTCGCGCCAAGAACGTGATTCTGTTCATCGACGAGTTGCACACGCTGGTCGGTGCCGGTGGAGCCGAAGGTGCCATCGACGCATCCAACGTGCTCAAGCCGGCCCTCAGCCGTGGTGAGCTGCAGTGCATCGGTGCGACGACGCTCGACGAGTACCGCAAGTACATCGAGAAGGACAGCGCTCTGGAACGCCGGTTCCAGATGGTGATGGTCGATCCGCCCTCCAAGGATCAGACGATCTCGATCCTCCGTGGACTGCGGGACCGGTACGAATCGCACCACCGTGTGCAGTACACCGACGACTCGCTCGAGAAGGCGGTCGAGCTCTCCAGCCGGTACATCACCGGACGCTGCCTGCCGGACAAGGCGATTGACGTGATCGACGAGGCCGGTGCCCGCGTCCGCCTGAAGTCCATGGTTCGTCCGCCGGACCTCAAGGAGCTTGAAGAAGAGATTGAGCGGATGAACGGCCAGAAGGAAGAGGCCGTCGCCAATCAGGACTTCGAAAAGGCCGCCGCCCTGCGGGATCAGGCCGACAAGCTCAAGAAGAAGAAGGAAACCATCACGCGGGAATGGCGTCAGAAGTCCAAGGAGACCGATGGCGTTGTCGATGCCGAGGTGATCGCGGAGGTTGTCGCCAAAATGACCGGCGTGCCGCTCACCCGGCTCTCCAGCGAAGACACCGTGCGTCTGCTCGAGATGGAGAAGGAGCTGCACAAGCGGGTGGTCAGCCAGGACGAAGCGATCAAGCTCGTCTGCAAGGCGGTCCGCCGCAGCCGCAGCGGCCTGAAGGACCCCAAGCGTCCGACGGCCACCTTCCTGTTTTCCGGCCCGACCGGTGTCGGCAAGACGCTGCTGGCCAAGACACTCGCCGAATTCATGTTCGGTGAGGAAGACGCCCTCGTGCAGGTCGACATGTCCGAGTACCAGGAGCGGCACAACATCAGCCGCCTCATCGGCGCGCCTCCGGGCTACGTCGGCTACGAAGAGGGTGGGCAGCTGACGGAGAAGATCCGCCGGCGTCCGTACAGTGTGGTTCTGCTCGACGAAATCGAGAAGGCCCACCCGGACGTCTACAACATGCTGCTGCAGATCATGGAAGAAGGTCACCTGACCGACAGCTTCGGTCGCAAGGTGGATTTCAAGAACGCGATCCTGATCATGACGACGAACGTCGGTGCCTCGTCCATTGCGAGTGCCGGCTTCGGATTCATCGGGAACCGGGACGAAGAAGCCAGCTACGACACGATGAAGAAGAACGTGCTGGCCGAAGTCTCCCGCGTGTTCAAGCCCGAGTTCATCGGTCGTCTCGACGAGATCGTCGTCTTCCACAAGCTGACCGACGACAACCTCAAGGCGATCATCGACATCGAACTCTCGAAGGTTCGCGAGCGTCTGCTCGAACGCGGACTCAAGCTCGTCCTCACCGACGAAGCCAAGCAGTTCGTGATCGACCGGACCAAGACCGAAGGGGCCCGCGAGCACACCGACTACGGTGCCCGCCCGCTGCGTCGCTCGGTCGAACTGTACATCGAAGACCCGCTCTCCGAAGAGTTGCTTCGCGGACAGTTCGAAGGCAAGAACGTCATCACGATCGGCACCAAGGAAGTCGGCGACGAAACTCAGCTCGAATTCGCCGGCGCTCACGAAGAGTCGACGGAAGCCGAACTGGCCGCCGTCAGCTCGTCCGAAGGTGACGGAGGCAGCGGCGAAACGGCCGGTGCCGAGGGCTGA
- a CDS encoding DUF6263 family protein, with the protein MLARTLLTALIVCAPALASAQVSLKHDPAYREGTSVRSEVTVDTGQTLTLGEMDVETSSSMFMITLESVDAKTDDGGWKMRGKFETLQSDISLPGGLEFQFDSGNPDAAQTVPALQAVADLMQTLAKAEWTTVISADGRVKTVKFDGDPLTAVPEAFRSQISPETWKKAANQILDRLPNEPVSKGDSWTRTESSDFGGGQSMTFEKKYTYLGPTEKDGQSFEKIGVESLSVTYKMEPNGVSPVKVTGSDLQIAESEGEVLYNPEAGTITGMKEKVHITGDLELEVNGQTLPGKLDLTIGTTMKSRNVEDSSE; encoded by the coding sequence ATGCTCGCCCGAACATTGCTGACCGCTCTGATCGTCTGCGCCCCCGCCCTTGCCTCTGCTCAGGTCTCTCTCAAGCACGACCCGGCGTATCGGGAAGGAACCTCCGTCCGCAGCGAAGTGACGGTCGACACCGGCCAGACGCTCACGCTCGGCGAAATGGATGTCGAAACGTCTTCCTCCATGTTCATGATCACGCTCGAGTCGGTCGATGCGAAGACGGACGACGGCGGCTGGAAGATGCGCGGCAAGTTCGAAACCCTGCAGTCCGACATTTCGCTTCCGGGTGGGCTCGAGTTCCAGTTTGATTCGGGGAATCCCGATGCCGCTCAGACGGTGCCGGCACTTCAGGCGGTCGCCGACCTGATGCAGACGCTTGCCAAAGCCGAATGGACGACGGTCATCAGCGCCGATGGCCGGGTGAAGACCGTGAAGTTCGACGGAGATCCGCTGACGGCCGTGCCGGAAGCCTTCCGCAGCCAGATCAGTCCCGAGACCTGGAAGAAAGCCGCGAACCAGATTCTCGACCGACTGCCGAACGAGCCGGTCAGCAAGGGGGATTCCTGGACGAGAACCGAAAGCTCGGACTTCGGCGGCGGTCAGTCGATGACCTTCGAAAAGAAATACACGTACCTCGGACCGACAGAAAAGGATGGTCAGTCATTCGAGAAGATCGGAGTCGAGAGTCTCAGCGTCACCTACAAGATGGAGCCGAACGGCGTCTCTCCCGTCAAGGTCACCGGGAGTGACCTTCAGATTGCCGAGAGCGAAGGGGAAGTCCTGTACAACCCCGAGGCCGGGACAATCACCGGTATGAAGGAGAAAGTGCACATCACCGGCGACCTGGAACTCGAAGTGAACGGCCAGACACTGCCGGGCAAACTGGATCTGACCATTGGGACAACGATGAAGTCCAGGAACGTCGAAGACTCCTCCGAATGA